The following DNA comes from Cyprinus carpio isolate SPL01 chromosome A4, ASM1834038v1, whole genome shotgun sequence.
GCGAGTTATGTTGTGAGTTGTAGTGAagagttttcctttctcttggaCTTTAACAACTACTTAGCTCACTGCGCtgacacaaaatgtaaaaaaataaataaataaatattcgcTGTTCAGAGGTGTTTTGAAAAAGATTAGTTAAATCACTTGTTCATATGACCGTGTGGAGGAGTGGGAGGTTATAAGGGGAAGGAGCTCCGGGAGAATTTTGATAAGTAGACCACATGTCTGTGTCTGAAGTGGGGTGTGCTTGGCGGCGGGGGCGGGGGGGTCCCTACATGCCTACTCTCttctcctgtctgtctgtctgtttttttttgttttgggttattttttctgttttcaatcaTACTGCTCATATACACTGCACTGTATAATCTTAACCTACTTTTGCCTTAATGGAAAGTAGACAAACAATGAATAACATTCGCTTCATATCATGGAATGTCAAGGGGGCAAACCAACctactaaaataaataagattatctCTGACCTCCAAGATTTGAAAGGAGATATAGTATTTCTGCAGGAGACCCACTTACCTAGTGGTGAGACTATGCTCATCAAAAGGAGAAGGTTCAGTCAAGTATATCACTCCAAATTTAGTGCAAGAGCCAGGGGTGCTGCCATTTTGATCCAAAATAATATTCCATTTGAAGCAGATGATGTTATTGCGGACGTAACTGCCCAGTTTGTTATTGTATCAGGGACACTTTGTCACATCAAAGTCATCCTAGCTAGCATCTATGCACCCAATTGGGATGATGAACAATTTATTTCAAAGATTTTTACTGCTATTCCTAATATTGAATGTATGTAAACCGCAGCTACCGCCATTTCGTCATTCTCCGCATATCTCCGTGCAGGATAGGCAAGGATGGCAATGTTTGTGAGATACTTCACTCATGTTATCAGAGAACTGGGGTTACGTCAGTAGCCTAACGTTCTCTTTCTAACATTCGTTCagtatctcactatgggatatAGACAACTCCCATATTGCCGATATGCTGACGAAGCAGACTAAGAAAGGCTGTGTAATTATCTGAATCATAGCTTCCGACGGAGGTGAAAACAGAATAATTTGAGGAACTCGTCCTTTAGTAAAATTGCATTATACAACCTGACTACTCACTCCCAGAACTGAATGGGCCAGAGAGGGCTCTGTCACATCCAGTCTATAGAAACGAGCAAATGTGTGGGGAGAAGACCAGCTGGATGCCTCTAAACAGAGCCCAGGAAGTAGCTATGCCTCTAGTAGAGTGTGCTCGTAGTCCTCTTGGGGGCTCCAAATTCGAATTATTGTAACATAATACGATAGCCTCCACCACCCAATGAGAAAGGCGTTGACGGGAGATAGGTCTTCCTCTCTGTAAGAGTCAGCCCAAGAGACTAATTGCTGATTACTCTTACGAAGTGTATGTGTTCTCTGAACATACATATGCAGAGTATGAACAGGACATAAACTGTGTAACCTCTCCTCCTCTGGGGATGCAAAGGGTGGTGGATGAAAAGCTAGCAGGTCCACTGATTGAACTGCACCAGCATGATCAAACACTTTGGGTACGAACGCCAGGTTAGTTCTAAAAGTGACTTTTTGAACACCCGGAGTGAACATCATACATGAAGTGAACTGATAAAGCATGTAGTTCAGTCACCCTTTTTGCTGTAGTGAGAGCGAGTAACAGAGCCGTCTTTAGAGCTAGTAGCTTCAAGGCAATTTTATCTGGGCCAGGCCCAGAGAGCTAGTTTCTGAGGGGAGGGGTAAAATATTTCCCCCCGTGcttgtgagaggagatccctgcAAGCTGGTAACGGACATGGCTGGTCATAAAGCAGTTTGCGCAATCTCCGCAACCTTAAGTCTCCCCGGCCAGTATGGCACGATCAGAATCATTACATGCTTTCGTTCCCAAACCCTTCGTAGTGTCGGCTCGACTCTTCATAGTCTTGGGAAAGCGTAAAGTAACACATCTGGCCACTCGTGGGCTAGAGCATCCACACCCAACGGTGCATCGTTGCCCACCAGAGAGAAGAACAGGGGACACTGCGCGTCTTTGCGCAATGCGAAGAGATCTACAGCGGCCTGGCCGAATCTCTGCCACACCATGAGCATAActtgggggtggagtctccactcCCCGTACAGAGGATTCCCTCTGGACAGTAAATCCAATCCCTGTTTATTATTCCTGGAACATGCGTCACGCGTAGTGACAGGAGGTTCTTGCTGTTCCACATAATCAGTTCTTTCGCTAACAAGTGAAGCTTGTGAGAACGCACTCCTCCCTGTCGGTTTATGTAGGCTATTACCGTTGTATTGTCTGTCCTGACCAATACATGATGATTCTtgagaaaatgcacaaaatgtctCAGAGCTAGTAACACTGTCATTAGTTCTAGAAAATTTATGTGCTTCTCTCTCAGTGCCGAAGACCAAACTCCCCTCACTGTTCTGCCCTTAAACACTGCCCCCCAGCCCGTGAGAGATGCATCTGTTGTCACCACTTTTCTCAATAGTACAGGACCCAGAGGACATCCTGTCCTGAGAAAAGACGGAGCTCTCCAATGACAGAGAGCGCTCATGCATTCTGGTGAGATGCGCACTCTGCGGCTGAGACGGCTCGTGGGGCGAATGCCCTGTGTCCAGTTCTGAAAATCCCTCATTCTCAGCAGTCCCAGGGGAACCACTGACACTGTTGAGGCCATCAGACCCAGTAGTCGAAGACACATTCTGAAAGAGACTAAACTCCCTCGTTGAAAAAGGGAGAGGCAGGTGAGAAATGTTTTGATGCGCTCTTCTGATAGGAACGCTCGAAACCTCACTGAATTCACCCTGAGACCCAAGTAGACTATTTCCTGTGAAGGAATTAGACAACTCTTCATTTGGTTTATCTTGAAACCTAATCTCTCCAGATGCGTAACTAGTGTGTGTGTATCGCTCTCTACTTGATGCGGAGACGGCGCGCAGATGAGCAGATCGTCCAGATATGATGAAACTCTGACTCCTCTGTTCCTCAACGGTGTCAGAGCCGCTTCCACACATTTGGTAAATACCCTGGGTACCAAAGCCATGCCAAAGGGGATCCTCATATACTCGTATGCTGTGCCCTGATAAGCGAACCTCAGATATTTCCTGTGAGCAGGAAAAATATCTatgtgaaaatatgcatcctgGAGTTCCACTGAGGTGAACCAATCCCCTTGACGAATATTTTGGCACAAAGTTCTGAGCGAAAgcattttgaatttgtattttctgaGGTGTTTGTTGAGGACCTGTAAATCTAAAATGGGACAGAGTCCTCCCCCTTGTTTGGGAATCACAAAATAACGGGAGGAGAAGCCCGTCTGGCTTTCCTCCGTTGGAATCATTCTTATCACTCCTTTTCTAATTAAAGAGGATATTTCTTCCTCTAAAACCTGAACTGCTTCCCCTTGGGCCACTGAAATTACCACTCCATTGAACACAGGAGGTTTTACAGCGAATTGAAGTCTGTATCCTCTGTCTATCATGGTTTTAAACCCAGGGATGAACTGCGCATGCGTGCCAGTTCTCCGCTTGAGCAGCAAGTGAGCCTTTCCCCGGCTTCGCTCACTAGCGGTGCTGTGGCACCCTCTAGTGgcgaaggggggggggggataacgCTCCGCTGAAGGAGTTATTtcgttatttttttgtgattgttttactttttagtgatatctttttatttttatccgcTCTGTGCCCTCAGCCCTTGGCTTGGATGGGACACAGAAAACTTTATTTGTGATGGGATGCTTAAGAACTTTTGTCTTTCCTCTCTCAGAACAAACCTCGTAAGTGGAGGGAGAGACAATTCTTTGGGGGGCGCCAGGGGAGCATGGGCCATTTTCCCACGAACACTGGACTTTGAACTGGCCACACGAACACTTTGCACACTTAAATTCCTTCTCCGTTTCCCCGTGGGAGGGAGAAAGGAATCGTTTTGAAGGGATGGGACAGAGAAACCCTGAGTGCTGTCTCCAAACCCTTCTTGTTGCCAAACTAATGTTTTAGGTCGACCGTCTCTTTTTGTTCCCTTGAGGGGGGCCGACCGGTGTTTTGCTGCTGCGGCTGCGAACGATTGTTTCGGTTTCACGAAACCAGGCTTTGACTCAGGGCCCGCGCTTCCACGGCTGTTGTGGTGTAGCAGGACGGGAAGGTTGTAATCCGAATCCGAGTCGATCGACAGTCTAGCCGCGGCCCTGCGACAGACCTCGAGAAGATCTGTATCCATCTGCACAGGGGAGGGGGAGCTCTCATCCTCTGCACTCGGCGGACGCGACTGCATTGGGGGAAGAATAGCATCTTCCTCGTCGTCATCCTCGTCCTCGAGGATGGTCGACAACACTTTGTCATCGTCatcagatttcctctcagacctgttggttaccgctgataaagcgctaatttttcggagattttaacatttacgttgataatacaaatgatgcattaggacttggcgtttactgacttattaaactgttttggagtaaagcaaaatgtcaccgggcccactcatcgttttaatcatacgctagatttaattatatcgcatggaatcaatcttactgacatagatatcgtacctcaaagtgatgatgttactggcCATTttcttgtatcgtgcattctgcgtattgatgataactatatggcttcgcgttatcgtccaggcagaactattggtTCCAGCCACCCAAAGACAgatcgcaaataacctgcctgatttatctcaactgctctgtgtacccataaatacacatgaactagaaaaaatgactggcaacatgggcactatcttctcttatacattagaagctgttgccccccatcaaattgaaaaaggttagagaaaaacctACTGttccatggtacaacagtaatacccactctctcaagaaagaaactcgtagtcttgagcgcaaatggagaaaaactaacttggacgtttttagaattgtgtgaaaaacagtatgtccagctatagacaggctctaaaaactgccagggccgagcatatccacaaactcatagaaaacaaccaaaacaatccaaggttttttatttagcgcagtggctagattaacaaataaccagacgcccaccgatctaaatattccctcacagttaaatagtaatgactttatgaaattcttcactgataaaatagataacatcagaaatacaataacaaatgtagattctacagcgtctaatactttagttttttatccatcgcacccaaagaaaactgcagtgctttacaactataggacaggaagagctaaataaacttatcactgcatctaaaccaacaacatgttaattagatcctgtacccactaaattactgaaagcagaaaaactgcttctcaatatcattaactcgtcgttatctttaggtcacgttccaaaaccattcaagctggcggttattaagcctcttattaagaaaccacaactagatcctagtgaactggcaaattacagacccatttcaaatcttccatttatgtctaaaattttagaaaaagttgtgtctgctcaattgtccttcctgcaaaaaaatgatctctatgaagaatttcagtcgggtttcaggccccatcatatcacagaaactgcacttgttaaaagtacaaatgacttgcttcttgcatcagaccaaggctgcatctcattgctagttttacttgatcttagtgctgcgttggacaccatagatcatgacatccaagggcaggctttaagaagGATTTAGATCCTACTTAATTGAATTGAATCTTCCTCTCCCGCTAACGGATCTTCAAACAGCAGGGGAAGGACGGGTGACACCTTCTCCATCATCTCACCCCAGGAGCTGGAGGCCTGTGGACAATCCATCGGTTTCTCTCTGGGTTGAGCAGAGAGGCATGGGTCCGACTTCCCAGCTACTGCAACGCGAAGCCTTCGCTCTCTGGTTTTGACTGAGAATGTCGCGCAATGGGGACAGCCCTCCGGGTTGGACAACGCTGCCTGAGCGTGTTTAGCACCCAAGCAGGAGATGCATGCGAATCTTTCGCAGAAATCCACATTCCGCACACACACGGATGAGGAGAACGTCCCTTGCCTCCGGGGCTCTCCGGCTCTTTTGCTGTGGCCATGAAGCCTGCACTCTCTTTGTACAGTAAGCACACCATAACATGACAACTAGTACGGAGCTGTGTTGCAACAGAGAGCTTTTTTCTACTTTTTGGTGCGTGGTGAGCGTGCCAAAcacttggaaaaaataaatagaaaaacttaAAGTAGAAAACTCGCCTTAACGTGTTAGTCATCTTACTCTAAGTGGCAAGTCACTTGACAAACGTTAAGAATCTATTGCGTTTGGATCGTTACCTTGCGGCTCCATCGATAAACTGTTTAGCAATAATTCCCAAAGTCTGCTGAGGACAGCTTCCGAAATCTTCACGGGGAAGAGAACGAGAATGACGAAATGGCAGGTAGCTGCAGTTTATATAGAGGGAAGCAGGACTCCCTGATCGCTGCAGTGATTGGTCTGCCATGATTGGCATACATGGTGTTATAGGTGCTTCGCGATCGGCCCCGCCCTGAGGCGGTCCCATAGTGAGATACTGAACGAATGTTAGAAAGAGAACCATCAGTTATGATAATTTGCAGTCAGCCTCAAACATGAGGTGAGAGCGAGCACAGGCGCGGATGCGGGAATGGTGCGTCACATGTGCTTTGCCTGTCTACTGTCTTCactgtaaaacacattttttataattatgtatatatgttcatgtttacatgtttatttccATATAcgtatatgttaatataaaacaaaaggtttttctttttcctttattttttattttttgagcagcTGGGATGGTGCCCCCCTGGGAGTTGGTGCCCTACGTAAACTGCATACTCTGTGTATAGGGAGCGGCGGTACTGCATTAATTTTTCTTGATGCATGTAATCTGAGGAGGTTTGACCACTATACTGTCTCTCTGTACTGTTATCCTTTCAGCCAAAGCAACAGAGgctcacagacagacaggtatACGAGTTACACAGAGTATATGAAATTAATGACTTGCGGATGCAGAAGTCTGGCATTAACAATGGAGGAGGCAGAAATATTataccaaataaatacatgattataACCATATATGATTTGTCTAAGTTCTTCAAAAGGTCTCTGGTATTTTCATAATCATAACATGCTTTTATAATGGCGATTGTTAGCATATGCAGACTTTTGCATCACGTACAATACATTTCTGCCTCATACTGTGATCATAATTCCCATCAGGTCGCAATCGTAAGTTAATTCAGACAATCGTGGGTGTCTGCAAGTGAGTTTTAccattaaaattgatttaaatgtcttaaatgttgATTCTAGCTGGTAGCTTCATATGAAAACAAGGGAAATGAACAGCGGTGCTGACCTTCTCTAACTTAGATAAACACCTTTGTTCATGACCACTCTTCTAGACACACTTGGCCCTTTTGGTCCaaggcagggatctccaaccctgctcctggagagctaccatcctgcagacttcagttccaaccctgctccaacacatctgtctgtaattatcaagtagccctgaacaccttggctgcatccgaaaactgaaaaatgctgccttctaaggacgcattccaaggtaggaaggcatcaaggcacgtcagGATTcagtgttagcttcagttcctgtctcctgagatgccttcatctggccggtttttgaaggcagcatagatgtatccttctgcaggacagtagctctccaggagcagggttggagacccctggtccAAGGTATTGGCGGGCCGAAAATCCCGGTCCGTTTGCCCTGAGGAAGCCTAGAtaaggcacgatcaagccccagAAATGACAGTGGAAACGCAACTGCCCCTGGCATGCACTAGCACGCCGCCTTTGGCCCAACAGTGGAAACACAACTATTGTgttcaaggcctgtaggccagcATATGTATACATCGTGGGTCTGCttattgtcacaccttttgcatgAAGCGGCTTGACGGTGAAATCgctacaaaaataaacaaatgcgaCCCTGCTGCTAATCCACGTCTTGACAAAAAGGGGAGGAAAGACAGCGATCCAGATAAGTGAATTGATTGTCAAATGACAGAGAACGGCACAAAATGGCATCGGTTTTTGGCAACATGGGTCATTTTGATGAAAGTAGTGAGCAGTGGAGTGCTTACATGGAGAGATTTGAGTACTTTGTAGCAGCAAATGATATTACTGAAGAGAAAGTTGTGCCCACTAGTGTAATGGGTCCAAAGACATTCACTCTACTGCATAATCTCCTACAACTAGAGAAGCCTGGAGAAAAAATGTATGATCAAATAGTGAACACTCTCAAAGCTCATTTCTCTCCAAAGCCCTTATAATTGCAGAGCAATTTTGGTTCCACCGACGAAATCAGCTAGAAGGagaaactgtaacaatgtatgaGGCAGTGCTAAAAAAAACTAGCTGAACACTGTGAATTTTGTGATGCATTAAATGACACACTTCGGGACAGATTAGTGTGCGGACTCCGCTGTGAGGGCATACAGAAAAGACTGTTAACTAAGAGCAACCTGACACTACAAAGAGCAATTGAAATGAGTGTGTCTATGGAATTGGCTGCTAAGGAAGCTCAACAACTGAGCTCAAACAGTAAAGTGTATAAAATGGAGACTGAAAATAAAGGCCCATGTTTCCGTTGTGGTAAGACTGGGCACTCACCTGTCACATGCTGGTAAAAGGATATGGAGTGCCGCAGCTGTAAGAAAAAAGGACACATCGAGCGTGCATGTaggaataaaacagaaaaaggaaaaatccAGCAGAAAATAACATTCAGAAGGAAGCAAAAGAAACATGTATTCACCGttgacttttacattttacatttacatttaatcatttagcagacgcttttatccaaagcgacttacaaatgagaacagtagaaacaatcagagcaacgagaaaacaacaacggtatacaagtgctatgacaagtctcagttagtctagtacagaacacgtagccagggtttttttttttttttggaatatgataaaaaagaaaaagaaaaaaggtaagtacaagtattagttggttaagtgcaggcgaaaaagatgagtctttagatgttttttgaaaattagcaaagactcagctgttcgaattgagatcgggaagTCATTCCAcaagctgggcacagtccaggaaaaagtctgtgagagtgattttgaacctctttgggatggcaacacaaggcgtcgttcacttgcagagtgcaaacttctggagggtgcataagattgaactagtgagtttaggtaagttggcgccgtgccagtggtcttttgtaggcaagcatcagtaccttgaatttgaggcgagcggctactggtagccagtgtaacctgatgaggagaggagtaacatgggctgttttcggctcattgaagacaaccctcgctgctgcattctggatcagttgtagaggcttgatagtacatgcaggaaggcctgccaggagagcattgcaataatccagtctagagagaacaagagcttggacaagaagttgggtggattgctctgacaggaagggtctaatcttcctaatgttgaataaggcaaatctacaggaccgggtcgttgtagcaatataatctgtgaagcttaactgatgatccatcacaactcctaggtttctggctgtcctggaaggagttatggttgacgaacccagctgtatagagaagttgtgatgaaacgatgggttagctggaaccaccagcagttcagtcttagtaaggttgagctgaaggtgatggtcattcatcaagctagaaatgtcactcagacaggctgaaatgcgagcaactaccgtcgacTCATCTGGTTGCAATGAGAAGTAGaattgagtgtcatcagcgtagcagtgataggaaaagccatgcttctgaatgacagatcctaatgacgtcatgtagatggagaagagaagcggtccaagtactgagccttgaggaaccccagtagcaagttgttgtgacttagaaacttcacccctccaagacaccatgaaggatctatcagaaaggtaggagttaagccactggagtgcggttccagagatgcccatctttctgagggtggacaggagaatctggtgattaacagtgtcaaaagcagcagacaggtccagcaaaatgagtactgaggattttgaagctgctcttgccagtcgcagggcttcagtaaccgagagcagggcagtctcagttgagtggccacttttgaagccagattggttgctgtccaggaggttgttctgtacaagaaacatagagagctggttgaacacagctcgttcgagtgtctttgcaatgaatggaagaaggataccggtctgtagttttctagaagtgctggatttagagatggtttcttcagcagtgggcttacctgagcctgcttaaatgctgagggaaatgttccagagtgaagagaggagttgataatgtgagtaagttaAGGTAtggactgaagaagaaatcgtttgaaggaggtgagtggggatcggatccagtgggcaagtagtaggatgactggacaggataagtttggaaacgtccgtctctgagagtggagagaaggaggagaacgagtgagcattagtcattgtgaagttatcctcagtctgcggtgtggagaattcgtcactgatggttcttgtcttatttgtgaagaaaacgtTGACCAAGAAAACAATCAGGTCACAGACACATCTGACGATGAACTTCCTTTGCATGTGCTCACTGTCGCAGGGGGAACCAAGGCATACAAAGTCACCGCGCTGCTGGAAGGACAGCCAGTAAAGATGGAGATTGACACTGGTGCTGCGGTGTCGCTGGTGTCGGATGTGGTATATAGTGAAAAACTGAGCCACCTGCCACTCAAACCATCTGATGTGACCCTTAAAACTTACACTGGCGAATCGGTGATAATGAAAGGCCTCTCCCAGGTAACAGTcgaactaaacaaacaaacaaaaaagctgcCATTGTATGTGGTTTTGGGTGATTATCCCTCACTGATGGTGATTTTGTGGGTGGAGCAACTTAAGGTGGACTGGCAGGCCATACACGTGATGACACAGAAAACACTGGATTTAGAGGGTGTCCTTCAGAAACACAGTGAAGTTTTCAAACAGGAGCTAGGCAGCATGGAAGGAATCAATGTGAAATTGACTGTTGAGCCAGAATGCCAGCCAAAATTCTTAAAGGCCAGGCCCCTGCCTTATGCACTCAAACCCAAGGTAGAGGCGAGCGTAAATGAACTCGTGGAGAATGATGTGCTCGAACCAGTAAGTGTCAGCAAGTGGGCAACACTTATTGCTTTAGTTATAAAGAAAGATGGAGGCATAAGAATTTGTGGGGACTTTAAAGTCACTGTAAATCCAGTGTTGTCTGCAGAACAATACCCCTTGCCTCACATTAATGATCTCTTTGCTGGACTGACTGGAGggcaaaaattcagtaaaatcgATCTCAATTAGGCCTATCTGCAAATGCATGTGGAGGAACAGTCCAGAGAACTTCTCACTATCAACACACACAAAGGCCTATTTCGTTATAAGCGTTTACCATTTGGAATTACTTCGGCTCCATCCCTGTTTCAGCGAGCGATGGACCAGATCCTGGCAGGGCTTCCGGGAGTAGTGTGTTACTTAGATGACATTCTTGTGACCGGCACTGATGACAAGTCACACTTGCAGCATCTGGACGCTACCCTTAACAGACTAAAAGAGTACGGATTAAGAGTGCGGAAGGATAAATGCGAATTCTTCCAGTCTGCAGTTGAGTACCTGGGCCATGTCATTGATGCCTCTGGTCTACATACATCCCCATCAAAGGTTAGAGCCATAGTGGATGCTCCAGAGCCCAAAAATGTCAGCCAGCTACGTTCTTTCCTCGGCTTGCTTAATTATTACGGGCGGTTCATTCCAAATATTGCTACCCTGCTGAAACCTCTGCACAAATTGTTGTGTCATGAAAATACTTGGAGGTGGACCACTGAATGTCAGGAGACATTCAaaagagcaaaagagactttGTTAAAATCAAAGGCCCTCACCCATTTTGATCCTGCTCTTCCAATTCAGCTGGCCTGCGACGCTTCCCCATATGGTGTGGGAGCGGTCTTATCCCACATTATGCCGAACGGTCAAGAAAAGCCGATCGCATTTGCTTCGAGGAGTCTAAGCAAAGCTGAAGCAAACTATACGCAGATTGAACGTGAAGCATTGAGCATTGTGTTTGGAGTGCGCaagttttatcattatatatttggAAGGAAGTTTACGCTGCTGACCGATCATCGCCCGCTCACTGTGATTTTTGGCTCTTACCACGGCATTCCCTCTCTTGCTGCTAGTAGGATGCAAAGATGGGCATTGTTATTATCTGCTCACACCTACAACATCAAGTACCGCAAGTCAGAATTGCACGGTAATGCGGACGGACTGTCCAGATTGCCTCTGGCTGACTCCGTGAAAGAGGCAAAAGTGGCTGAAATTTTCTACTTCAGTCAAGTGGAAAGGGCCCCCGTGACAGCTGCACAAGTGCGTAAAGGAACGCGAAATGACCCTGTTTTGTCCAAGGTCATGGATTTTGTCATGACAGGGAAAGGTGAGAATGATGACACAGAGCTCAAACCATACACCTCTCGACGTCATGAGCTTTCGGTGCAGTCAGGCTGTTTGTTGTGGGGAAGGAGAGT
Coding sequences within:
- the LOC109091745 gene encoding LOW QUALITY PROTEIN: uncharacterized protein K02A2.6 (The sequence of the model RefSeq protein was modified relative to this genomic sequence to represent the inferred CDS: substituted 1 base at 1 genomic stop codon); translation: MTQKTLDLEGVLQKHSEVFKQELGSMEGINVKLTVEPECQPKFLKARPLPYALKPKVEASVNELVENDVLEPVSVSKWATLIALVIKKDGGIRICGDFKVTVNPVLSAEQYPLPHINDLFAGLTGGQKFSKIDLNXAYLQMHVEEQSRELLTINTHKGLFRYKRLPFGITSAPSLFQRAMDQILAGLPGVVCYLDDILVTGTDDKSHLQHLDATLNRLKEYGLRVRKDKCEFFQSAVEYLGHVIDASGLHTSPSKVRAIVDAPEPKNVSQLRSFLGLLNYYGRFIPNIATLLKPLHKLLCHENTWRWTTECQETFKRAKETLLKSKALTHFDPALPIQLACDASPYGVGAVLSHIMPNGQEKPIAFASRSLSKAEANYTQIEREALSIVFGVRKFYHYIFGRKFTLLTDHRPLTVIFGSYHGIPSLAASRMQRWALLLSAHTYNIKYRKSELHGNADGLSRLPLADSVKEAKVAEIFYFSQVERAPVTAAQVRKGTRNDPVLSKVMDFVMTGKGENDDTELKPYTSRRHELSVQSGCLLWGRRVIIPPALRNSVLKQLHAGHCGMVRMKEIARSYFWWPGVDSQIEEKARTCTSCQSIRNVPQLAPLHPWDYPEKPWHRIHADFAGPVEDKMLLVVIDAHSKWPEVAIMKSTSADKTIEKLGEIFSRFGPPVQFVSDNGPQFISHEMATFLLANGVQHIKSSPYHPSTNGLAERFVQTMKHDLKASIGQGTFHQCLHNFLLCYRSTKVSPAYLLFNRELRTSFELLEPATLKETVLQQQKNQVQRRKRRAKDRTFSTGSSVLAQNYGSGPKWVPATVETQTGPVSYKVKTAGNLLWRRHTDQLLSGASISTDLTGGTDAADQVDDSSPASVTFTTEFTKTPNSPFTKEPSSSVVSTENQNQAGRRYPVRERRPPQRFLDYT